In Campylobacter concisus, a genomic segment contains:
- a CDS encoding citrate synthase has protein sequence MSSNTATLTDNRTGKSYEFPILKGTMGPDVIDISTFFSDTGMFTFDRGYTSTAMCRSAITYIDGLKGELMYRGYDIAYLAENKTFLDVAYLLLNKELPTNDQYINFKTELKKRSFIHEGMMKLFDAFPDKAHPMAILQAAVSALSAFYSDHLNMDKPEEYHEMAMRIIAKIPTIAAFSYRYSRGLPIIYPNLDRGFTENFLYMMRGYPYEHVDLKPIEIKALDTVFMLHADHEQNASTTTVRTVGSTHAHPYACISAGIGALWGWAHGGANEGVIRQLEEIGSVANVDRYIARAKDKNDPFRLMGFGHRVYKNFDPRAKVLKKMRDQLMDEIGINSELIKIANRIEEIALNDDYFVSRNLYPNVDFHSGLILKALGIPNNMFAVIFVIGRTPGWISQWIELKEQDTIKIVRPRQLYVGETNRTPK, from the coding sequence ATGTCATCAAATACAGCTACGCTAACTGATAACAGAACCGGCAAGAGTTACGAGTTTCCTATACTAAAAGGCACTATGGGACCTGACGTGATAGACATCTCGACATTTTTTAGTGATACTGGAATGTTTACTTTTGACAGAGGTTATACTTCAACTGCGATGTGTCGCTCAGCGATAACTTATATAGACGGCTTAAAAGGCGAGCTAATGTATAGAGGTTACGATATCGCGTATTTGGCTGAAAATAAGACATTTTTAGACGTGGCATACTTACTCTTAAACAAAGAGCTTCCAACAAATGATCAGTATATAAATTTTAAAACCGAGCTTAAAAAAAGAAGCTTTATACATGAAGGCATGATGAAGCTATTTGACGCATTTCCAGATAAAGCGCACCCTATGGCGATTTTGCAAGCAGCGGTATCAGCGCTAAGTGCCTTTTACTCAGATCACCTAAATATGGATAAACCTGAAGAGTATCACGAGATGGCTATGCGTATAATCGCTAAAATTCCAACGATTGCGGCATTTAGCTACCGCTACTCACGCGGTCTTCCTATCATATATCCAAATTTAGATCGTGGCTTTACTGAAAATTTCCTCTACATGATGAGAGGCTATCCGTACGAGCACGTCGATCTTAAGCCAATCGAGATAAAAGCACTTGATACGGTCTTTATGCTGCACGCAGATCACGAGCAAAACGCTTCAACAACGACTGTTAGAACCGTTGGCTCAACGCACGCACACCCATACGCATGTATAAGCGCAGGCATCGGCGCACTTTGGGGCTGGGCTCATGGCGGCGCAAACGAGGGCGTTATCCGCCAGCTTGAAGAGATAGGCTCTGTAGCAAATGTCGATAGATACATCGCTAGAGCAAAGGATAAAAACGATCCATTTAGGCTAATGGGCTTTGGTCACAGGGTCTATAAAAATTTTGACCCTCGTGCAAAAGTGCTTAAGAAGATGAGAGATCAGCTTATGGACGAGATAGGCATTAACTCAGAGCTTATTAAAATCGCAAACCGCATTGAGGAGATCGCGCTAAATGATGACTACTTTGTGAGTAGAAATTTATACCCAAACGTTGATTTTCACTCAGGGCTCATCCTAAAGGCGCTTGGCATACCAAATAATATGTTTGCCGTCATCTTCGTCATCGGCAGGACTCCAGGCTGGATCAGCCAGTGGATCGAGCTAAAAGAGCAAGATACGATAAAGATCGTCCGCCCAAGACAGCTTTATGTTGGAGAGACAAACAGAACACCAAAATGA
- a CDS encoding cation:proton antiporter: MQLHQASELSILVVLAFIVFASPYISKILRIPVAPAEIILGALASYIGLVGENEMFKLISEVGFFFLMFLAGMEIDLRMLINIDRKILRLGLIYLALIYSLATALTFSFNLSLLYIIIIPIMAVGMIFTLFKEYGRDVKWLNLSMLIATIGELISITLLTFIAAYLQFGASINLWLTIGYLILFLAISVLSFKILDVLFWWYPGLKVILMPHYDKDEKDIRLSIAVFFSMIALMLYLNLEVAFGAFIAGMFIATFFDHKKDLPHKLSSFGFGFLVPIFFIHIGSTFKLSSLSSNEVIKDAIFIFCAMLATRLFSSVLFVGKLGFKGIFLFSLSQSMPLTLLVAVATIAHRSGEISDYSYSSFILASLAQAIIGTIIIKFLMQSISKE; this comes from the coding sequence TTGCAGTTACATCAAGCTAGCGAGCTTAGTATTCTTGTCGTTTTGGCATTTATCGTCTTTGCTTCGCCTTATATTTCTAAAATTTTACGCATTCCTGTCGCTCCTGCTGAGATAATACTTGGAGCACTAGCTAGCTACATCGGGCTTGTCGGCGAAAATGAGATGTTTAAGCTAATTAGCGAAGTTGGTTTTTTCTTTTTGATGTTTCTAGCTGGCATGGAGATCGATCTTAGAATGCTTATAAACATTGACCGTAAAATTTTACGCCTGGGGCTTATCTATCTTGCGCTCATCTACTCGCTAGCAACTGCACTTACATTTAGTTTTAATCTTAGTTTGCTCTATATCATCATTATCCCGATAATGGCCGTTGGCATGATATTTACGCTGTTTAAAGAGTATGGCAGGGATGTAAAATGGCTAAATTTAAGCATGCTTATTGCAACTATTGGCGAGCTTATAAGCATTACGCTTTTGACATTTATAGCAGCCTATTTGCAGTTTGGAGCTAGTATAAATTTATGGCTAACGATTGGCTATTTGATCTTATTTTTAGCCATCAGCGTACTTAGCTTTAAAATTTTAGATGTGCTTTTTTGGTGGTATCCGGGGCTTAAAGTGATCCTTATGCCACACTACGACAAGGACGAAAAAGACATTAGACTAAGCATTGCGGTATTTTTTTCGATGATTGCACTTATGCTTTATTTAAATTTAGAAGTTGCCTTTGGTGCGTTTATCGCAGGTATGTTTATAGCTACGTTTTTTGATCATAAAAAAGACTTACCGCACAAGCTTTCAAGCTTTGGATTTGGATTTTTGGTACCGATATTTTTTATACACATAGGCTCAACTTTCAAGCTCTCAAGCCTAAGCTCAAATGAAGTGATAAAAGATGCTATTTTTATATTTTGTGCGATGCTTGCCACAAGGCTTTTTTCAAGTGTGTTATTTGTAGGAAAATTAGGATTTAAGGGGATATTTTTGTTTTCCCTCTCACAATCCATGCCACTAACGCTTCTAGTAGCAGTTGCTACTATCGCACACAGATCAGGTGAGATAAGTGATTATTCTTACTCATCTTTTATCCTAGCAAGCCTAGCTCAAGCTATAATAGGGACAATAATTATAAAATTTCTAATGCAATCAATAAGTAAGGAGTAA
- the crcB gene encoding fluoride efflux transporter CrcB, with product MLANLLFAGFGGFIGAGCRFLAGELLKFSHFPLATLGVNVLGSFIIGVLFCLNLSQSVRVFLVVGILGGFTTFSSFSLDSVKFLIEGELIKGFLNIFLNLVFCLLASYLGILLGKNL from the coding sequence ATGCTTGCAAATTTACTTTTTGCAGGGTTTGGAGGCTTTATCGGAGCTGGGTGCAGGTTTTTAGCCGGTGAGCTGCTAAAATTTAGTCACTTTCCGCTAGCCACACTTGGCGTAAATGTGCTTGGCAGCTTTATTATCGGCGTTTTGTTTTGTCTAAATTTAAGCCAAAGCGTGAGAGTATTTTTGGTCGTTGGCATACTTGGCGGATTTACAACATTTTCAAGCTTTAGCCTTGATAGCGTGAAATTTTTAATAGAAGGCGAGCTGATAAAAGGCTTTTTAAATATCTTTTTAAACCTTGTTTTTTGCCTACTTGCAAGCTATCTTGGCATTTTACTTGGTAAGAATTTGTGA
- a CDS encoding biotin synthase, whose translation MKTIMLCAICSVTQGNCAEDCAYCTQSAKAGADISKFKEKSVQQVVDEAKMAYKNHALGFCLVTSGARLNDKKTDYIASLARAVSKEVPNLMLIACNGMATYEQLCELKKAGIFSYNHNLETSREFFPKICKTHTWDERYQTNLDAKRAGLMLCTGGIYGVGESEADRVSFLASLKELEPFSSPINFFIKNESLTLDLPPLSVNEALKIVRDTKSALPETRVMIAGGREKILGDRQYEIFENGADAIVIGDYLTAKGEKASKDIEELTKRGFSFASICH comes from the coding sequence ATGAAAACAATTATGCTCTGTGCGATATGCTCAGTCACTCAAGGAAACTGCGCCGAGGACTGCGCTTACTGCACGCAAAGTGCCAAAGCCGGTGCGGATATCTCAAAATTTAAAGAAAAAAGCGTGCAGCAGGTGGTGGACGAGGCCAAAATGGCTTATAAAAACCACGCTCTTGGCTTTTGTTTAGTTACAAGTGGTGCTAGGCTAAATGACAAAAAGACCGACTATATCGCATCTTTAGCAAGAGCAGTGAGCAAAGAAGTGCCAAATTTGATGCTCATCGCATGTAACGGCATGGCGACTTATGAGCAACTTTGCGAGCTCAAAAAAGCTGGCATTTTTAGCTACAACCATAACCTTGAAACAAGCCGAGAATTTTTCCCAAAAATTTGTAAAACACACACTTGGGACGAGAGATATCAGACAAATTTAGATGCAAAAAGAGCTGGGCTTATGCTTTGCACTGGTGGAATTTACGGCGTTGGCGAGAGTGAGGCCGATAGAGTAAGCTTTTTAGCTAGCCTAAAAGAGCTTGAGCCATTTTCATCGCCGATAAATTTTTTCATAAAAAATGAATCTCTAACTCTTGATCTGCCCCCTCTTAGTGTGAATGAAGCCCTAAAGATCGTACGTGATACCAAAAGCGCTCTTCCAGAAACTAGAGTCATGATAGCTGGTGGCAGGGAGAAAATTTTAGGCGATAGACAGTACGAGATCTTTGAAAATGGCGCCGATGCGATCGTGATAGGCGACTATCTCACTGCAAAAGGTGAGAAAGCTAGCAAGGATATCGAGGAGCTTACTAAGCGTGGTTTTAGCTTCGCAAGTATCTGTCACTAA
- the topA gene encoding type I DNA topoisomerase — MMKSLIIVESPAKAKTIKNFLDKSYNVIASKGHIRDLPKTSFGIKIEDDKFTPEYRISSDHSAIVKEIKELAKGADEIYLATDEDREGEAIAFHIANAIGKEPTSLPRIVFHEITKSAIQNALKSPRHVDMNSVNAQQTRRLLDRIVGYKLSPLLNLKIQKGLSAGRVQSAALKIIVDREREIQAFKPVEYYTIDTVFKKDLDAELVKFENQKIEKLTIQNPDRAKYIIENLQNEKFSVREIESKDRKTQPSPPFMTSTLQQSASNRLGFSPKKTMMIAQSLYEGVQTNEGFMGAITYMRTDSLNLAKEAVAAAREHILQNYGKEYLPAKAISYTTSSKGAQEAHEAIRPTNLNFTPQIAAKFLEKDALKLYTLIYNRFLACQMSACVSQTQNVYVASEKGEFKISGRKVLFDGFYKVYGELDKDKILPNLKKGDEMSLQSIKSTQNFTEPPARYSEAGLVKKLESLGIGRPSTYAPTITLLTSRDYVRVEKKQLIPNEIAFSMIGVLEEHFSNIVDSEFTSHLEEKLDEIALDKANWQKVLSDFYYPFMEKISAGKTGIKSLKTATPIGEKCPECGSELVLRKGRYGEFIACSNFPKCKYSRNVAKDNEKSAETDTATAAKPKRELKKLDVPCPKCGGEIVERFSRRGKFYGCANYPKCDFISNYEPVEQKCDECGGDMIKKELKKGTFVECTKCKKKTLISEN, encoded by the coding sequence ATAATGAAAAGCTTAATCATCGTGGAATCCCCCGCAAAAGCAAAGACTATCAAAAATTTTCTAGACAAAAGCTACAACGTCATCGCCTCAAAAGGCCACATCAGAGACCTGCCAAAAACTAGCTTTGGCATTAAGATAGAAGATGATAAATTTACCCCAGAGTATCGTATCAGCAGTGATCACTCAGCCATCGTAAAAGAGATAAAAGAGCTTGCTAAGGGTGCTGATGAAATTTATCTCGCGACCGATGAGGATAGAGAGGGTGAGGCGATCGCGTTTCACATCGCAAACGCCATCGGCAAAGAGCCAACCAGTCTGCCTCGCATCGTCTTTCACGAGATCACCAAAAGCGCCATACAAAACGCTCTAAAAAGCCCAAGACACGTCGATATGAACAGCGTCAATGCCCAGCAAACAAGGCGCTTGCTAGACCGCATCGTTGGCTACAAGTTAAGTCCGCTTTTAAATTTAAAGATACAAAAAGGCTTAAGCGCTGGCCGTGTGCAAAGTGCGGCCCTAAAGATAATAGTTGACCGTGAGCGTGAAATCCAGGCATTTAAGCCAGTTGAATACTACACTATAGACACCGTTTTTAAAAAAGACCTAGACGCCGAGCTAGTTAAATTTGAAAATCAAAAGATAGAAAAGCTCACTATCCAAAACCCAGACCGTGCAAAATACATCATTGAAAATTTACAAAATGAGAAATTTAGCGTCCGAGAGATCGAGAGCAAGGATAGAAAGACCCAGCCAAGCCCGCCATTTATGACCTCAACGCTTCAGCAAAGTGCGAGCAACCGCCTTGGCTTTAGCCCTAAAAAGACGATGATGATCGCACAAAGCCTCTATGAGGGCGTGCAAACAAACGAAGGCTTCATGGGTGCGATCACTTATATGAGAACGGACAGCTTAAATTTAGCCAAAGAGGCCGTTGCAGCCGCTAGAGAGCATATATTGCAAAACTACGGCAAAGAGTATCTGCCAGCCAAAGCGATAAGCTACACGACAAGCTCAAAAGGCGCGCAAGAAGCCCACGAAGCGATCCGCCCTACAAATTTAAACTTCACACCGCAAATTGCTGCTAAATTTCTAGAAAAGGATGCGCTAAAACTCTACACACTCATCTACAATAGATTTTTAGCCTGCCAAATGAGCGCATGTGTGAGCCAAACGCAAAATGTCTATGTCGCAAGCGAAAAAGGCGAGTTTAAGATAAGCGGCAGAAAGGTACTATTTGACGGCTTTTACAAAGTTTATGGCGAGCTTGATAAGGATAAAATTTTGCCAAATTTAAAAAAGGGCGACGAGATGAGCTTGCAAAGCATAAAAAGCACGCAAAATTTCACCGAGCCACCAGCTAGGTACTCAGAAGCTGGCCTTGTTAAGAAGTTAGAGAGCCTAGGTATCGGTCGCCCAAGTACCTATGCACCAACTATCACGCTGCTAACCTCAAGAGACTACGTGAGAGTCGAGAAAAAGCAGCTCATACCAAACGAGATCGCATTTAGCATGATAGGCGTTTTGGAGGAGCACTTTAGCAATATCGTTGATAGCGAATTTACTTCACATCTTGAAGAGAAGCTCGATGAAATCGCACTTGACAAGGCCAACTGGCAAAAGGTGTTAAGCGACTTTTACTATCCATTTATGGAAAAAATTAGCGCTGGCAAAACTGGCATAAAAAGCCTAAAAACAGCCACTCCGATCGGCGAGAAGTGCCCAGAGTGCGGAAGCGAGCTAGTACTTAGAAAGGGCAGATACGGCGAATTTATAGCTTGCTCAAATTTCCCAAAATGCAAATACTCAAGAAACGTCGCAAAAGATAATGAAAAGAGCGCAGAAACTGACACTGCAACGGCTGCTAAGCCAAAACGTGAGCTTAAAAAGCTTGATGTGCCATGTCCAAAATGCGGTGGCGAGATCGTCGAGAGATTTAGCAGGCGCGGTAAATTTTATGGATGTGCCAACTATCCAAAATGTGACTTCATCTCAAACTACGAGCCAGTTGAGCAAAAATGCGACGAATGTGGCGGCGATATGATCAAAAAAGAGCTTAAAAAAGGTACTTTTGTGGAGTGCACAAAGTGTAAGAAAAAGACCCTTATCTCTGAAAACTAA
- a CDS encoding flagellin B, with the protein MSFRINTNVNALNTHANAVSNNTDLSKSLNKLSSGLRIQTAADDASGLSIADSLRSQASALGQAIANGNDAIGIIQVADKAMDEQLKILDTIKTKATQSAQDGQTTQSRQALQADIVRLMEELDNIGNTTSFNGQQLLNGTFSNKEFQIGAYSNQTVKASIGATTSDKIGLTRFESSRLLTAMGEVNLKFLNVDGVNDVGVTGATISTGIGKGLGALAENINKVADRTGVRATADVTWKASAAIGGGLIQSLTINGVKIGDLEVKANDANGALVNAINSVKDQTGVEASVDAETGKMVLTSRDGRAIVASGKDISKGLGGKGAAAKGTSLTGFVGRLNLVRLDGRDIKLNAGGVAKLSLAFSANGGAQQSVSLRDIRGQIDKNLATAMGFQRMSGALSVAQSAGVMTLRGAMAVMSIAESAQKTLDQVRSDLGSVQNQLQATVNNITVTQVNVKSAESQIRDVDFASESANFSKHNILAQSGAYAMSQANSVQQNVMKLLQ; encoded by the coding sequence ATGAGTTTTCGTATTAACACAAACGTAAACGCACTTAACACGCACGCTAACGCAGTTAGCAACAACACTGACCTATCTAAGTCACTTAACAAACTTAGCTCAGGTCTTAGGATTCAAACAGCTGCAGACGATGCTTCAGGTCTATCTATCGCAGATAGCTTAAGAAGTCAAGCTTCAGCTTTAGGTCAAGCTATTGCAAACGGTAATGATGCTATTGGTATCATTCAAGTTGCCGATAAAGCTATGGACGAGCAGCTAAAAATTCTTGATACTATCAAGACAAAAGCTACTCAATCAGCTCAAGACGGCCAAACAACTCAATCACGCCAAGCATTGCAAGCTGATATCGTTCGTCTAATGGAAGAGCTTGACAATATCGGTAACACTACTTCATTTAACGGTCAGCAACTACTAAACGGAACATTCTCTAATAAAGAATTCCAAATAGGTGCTTACTCAAACCAAACTGTTAAAGCAAGTATTGGTGCGACTACGTCTGATAAGATCGGTCTTACACGTTTTGAGAGTTCAAGACTACTTACAGCTATGGGTGAAGTAAACCTTAAATTCTTAAACGTTGATGGTGTAAACGATGTAGGTGTTACAGGCGCTACTATCTCAACAGGTATCGGTAAAGGCCTTGGCGCTCTAGCCGAGAACATCAACAAAGTTGCTGATAGAACTGGTGTTAGAGCTACAGCTGATGTTACTTGGAAAGCAAGTGCTGCTATTGGTGGCGGCTTAATTCAGTCTTTAACAATCAATGGCGTTAAAATAGGCGACCTAGAAGTTAAAGCAAATGATGCAAACGGTGCACTTGTAAATGCTATCAACTCTGTAAAAGATCAAACTGGTGTTGAAGCTTCTGTTGATGCTGAAACAGGCAAAATGGTATTAACAAGCCGTGATGGCCGTGCTATCGTAGCTTCTGGTAAAGACATCTCAAAGGGTCTTGGCGGTAAAGGTGCAGCTGCTAAAGGTACATCTTTAACTGGATTCGTAGGTAGACTAAACCTAGTTCGTCTTGACGGTAGAGATATTAAGCTAAATGCTGGTGGCGTTGCTAAACTATCATTGGCATTCTCTGCTAATGGTGGTGCTCAACAATCAGTATCACTAAGAGATATAAGAGGCCAAATAGATAAAAACCTAGCAACTGCTATGGGCTTCCAAAGAATGAGTGGAGCTTTATCAGTAGCTCAATCTGCTGGTGTTATGACACTTCGTGGTGCGATGGCTGTTATGAGTATCGCTGAGTCAGCTCAAAAAACACTTGATCAAGTTCGTTCAGACCTTGGTTCAGTTCAAAACCAACTTCAAGCTACAGTTAATAACATAACTGTAACTCAAGTTAACGTAAAATCAGCAGAATCTCAAATTAGAGATGTTGATTTTGCTAGTGAGTCTGCTAACTTCTCAAAACATAACATCCTAGCTCAATCAGGTGCTTATGCTATGAGTCAAGCAAACAGCGTACAACAAAACGTAATGAAGCTTCTACAATAG